A part of Mesoplodon densirostris isolate mMesDen1 chromosome 10, mMesDen1 primary haplotype, whole genome shotgun sequence genomic DNA contains:
- the TRH gene encoding thyrotropin releasing hormone, protein MSGPWFLLAVVLTLTLTGVPGGRSQPEVAQQEAAMAAEQLGLDDLLRQAEPLLLLREDLQRLREDQEDSESESQIFQPHWLSKRQHPGKRGEESEEGVEEEEEEGGAVGPHKRQHTGRQDGVAAWPEDISQQKRQHPGRRSSWLGSTFTKRQHPGRRLVDPQAQSSWEEEEEEGELMPEKRQHPGKRTPGSPCGPQGSCGQASLLLGLLDDLSRGQGAEEKRQHPGRRAA, encoded by the exons ATGTCCGGCCCTTGGTTTCTGCTTGCCGTGGTtttgaccctgaccctgaccggTGTCCCCGGCGGCCGCTCACAGCCGGAGGTGGCCCAGCAGGAGGCGGCTATGGCGGCCGAGCAACTGGGCCTGGACGACCTCCTGCGGCAGGCggagcccctcctcctcctccgggaAGACCTCCAGCGACTCCGAGAGGACCAGGAAGATAGCGAATCAG AGTCCCAGATCTTTCAACCGCATTGGCTCTCCAAGCGTCAGCATCCAGGCAAAAGGGGGGAGGAGTCAGAAGAGGGAgttgaagaggaagaggaagaaggaggggcCGTGGGACCCCACAAACGGCAGCACACTGGCCGGCAGGACGGTGTGGCTGCATGGCCAGAGGATATAAGCCAGCAGAAGCGGCAGCACCCTGGCCGGCGCTCCTCCTGGCTTGGGTCCACTTTCACCAAGAGGCAGCACCCAGGCAGACGGCTGGTGGACCCCCAGGCCCAAAGCagctgggaagaggaggaggaggagggagagctgaTGCCTGAGAAACGCCAACATCCAGGAAAGAGGACCCCAGGAAGCCCATGCGGGCCCCAGGGATCCTGTGGTCAAGCCAGCCTTCTGCTGGGCCTCCTGGATGACCTGAGCAGGGGCCAGGGGGCTGAAGAGAAGCGGCAGCACCCTGGGCGGCGAGCGGCCTAG